A region from the Canis lupus dingo isolate Sandy chromosome X, ASM325472v2, whole genome shotgun sequence genome encodes:
- the MTCP1 gene encoding protein p13 MTCP-1 — protein sequence MAGEDVGAPPDRLWVHQEGIYRDEYQRTWVAVVEEETSFLRARVQQVQVPLGDAARPSHLLTSQLPLMWQLYPEERYMDNNSRLWQIQHHLMVRGVQELLLKLLPDD from the exons ATGGCAGGAGAGGATGTGGGGGCTCCACCCGACCGCCTCTGGGTTCACCAAGAGGGTATCTACCGCGACGAATACCAGCGCACGTGGGTGGCCGTCGTGGAAGAG GAGACGAGTTTCCTAAGGGCACGAGTCCAGCAAGTTCAGGTTCCCTTAGGTGACGCAGCTAGGCCAAGTCACCTTCTTACCTCCCAGCTACCTCTCATGTGGCAACTCTACCCTGAGGAGCGCTACATGGATAACAACTCTCGCTTGTGGCAGATCCAGCATCATTTAATG gTCAGGGGAGTACAGGAGCTGTTGCTTAAGCTTTTGCCTGATGATTAG